The Mycolicibacterium cosmeticum sequence CGCGTAGGCCAGTTCGTCGGCGGCCGCCCTGGCGGTGTCCCTGGCGATGACGAAGGCGGCCAGGCCGAAACGGGCCGGTGTGCCGCTGCGCGGACGACGTGCCACATCGGTGACCAGCCGCCGCACGTCCTCCTCGGGCTGCCCGTTGACGAACCAGACGTCGGCATGGTCGGCGGCCAGCGCGCGGGCCGGTTCGGACTCACCGCCCACGTAGATAGCGGGCCGGGGGCGATACCGCCCTGCCGGCTTGAGCTGGTAGTCCTCGACATGAAAGTACTTGCCGTGGAACGTGGTCCGTTCACCGCGGACCAGCGAGTCGACGACGGTCAGCCATTCCCGGCCGTAGGCGTACCGCTCGTCGTGCTCCAGGAAGGGCAGACCCGCCCTGGCGATCTCGGGCCGGAACCAGGCGTTGACCACGTTGATGCCGAACCGGCCGCCGCTGATCTCCTCGATCTGCAGGGCCTGTTTGGCCAGCACCACCGGGTGGTAGAGCGCGGGTTTGATGGCGGTGATGATCTCGATGTTCTGGGTCACCGCCGCCAACGCGGCGCTGGCGGTCCAGGCCTCGAGCTGGTCGTAGTGATCACCCGACGGGTTCACCTCGTGCTGGGCCACCAGGGTGGCGTCGAAACCGAGCCGCTCGGCCTCGACGATCTGATCCCGGTTGCGCGCCCACGATGCATCGACCGGTTCCAGCGGGTGCTGCTTGGCGCCCCAGGTCCCGTACACCAGCGCCCACACGCCGAATCGCAACGCAGTGCTCATCACCCAAGGCTAGGAATCGGACGGCGGGCTGAAAACGGTTGGCTTCAGGCTGATTCTGTCAGCGGGGGTTCTGTTCGCCGGCTTCTACGGCGAACGTCAGCCGGTTCTCTGCCGGTGCCACCGGGCACGTCGCGAAATCGGTGAACGCGCAGGGCAGATTGGCGGCCCGGTTGAAGTCGAGGGTCACCACACCGTCGGCGCCGGGCGCGGGCACCGCGAGTGACCGCACACCTGGGTAGGTGGTGACACCGCTGGTGGCATCGGTGAACAACACCTGCAGGCCGTCCGCCGTGCCGCCGGCGCCCGCGAAGGCGACGAGGTGCTGCGTGGTGCCCTCCCATTCGAAATCGATCACACCGACCGCGTTGTGGTGGTGCTCAAGGCCTTCCACGACCGCTCCCGTGGTGACGGTGCGGGGCTGCGCGAAGGCGGTGAACGTGCCGGCGACCTGCCAGCGCGGGTCCGGCGCGAACGTCGGGATGCCCTGGTATGCAGTCAGATACGGCGACTTCGGGTCGTGTACCCGCAAGGCCACCGAACCGGTGCGGCGGATCACCTCGATACGCCGGTCGCCGTCCTCGACGAGCAGGCCGGGTGCACCCTCCACCGGTTCCAGGCGCTCGGTCCCGGCGACGCCCTCGACGTACACCCCCGCGTCATCGGCCCGCCAGCGGCCGGGCAGATCGGCCACCGTCTCGAATTCATCGGTGAGCCAGTACAAACCGGTCAGGCTCACCCACCCCAACGGGTCCCCGTAGTAGCGCTCCCGCTCGGCATGCCACTGGTTCCACAAGGCTTCGAAGGTGCCGGCATCAGTGACATCGGTGGACAGGGTCATCGTGGGTGCTCCTCATGTGATCGGATCGGTTACAGCGCAACGCTTCTACGGGTTGCCGACAGGGGCCGGCTCGGTATCTGGGCGCGCAGCACAGGGGCGACCTCGGACTGGAACAGCTCGAGGCTGGTGCGCTTCTGCGCGGGGGTGACGCCGTCGGTGTCGGCGCTGAGGTGGATGACCTCGTGACCGAGCTGTTCGTGATAGCGCCCGACCTTGTCGGTGACCTGCTGCGGGCTGCCGATCAGTGCGGAGCTGCGCTCGACGAAGTCCTCGATGGATTCGAAGACCACCGGCAACCCCGCGCGCCGGGCGAAGGCGAGTCTGGCCTCGAACGCCGGCCGGAACTCGCGCACCGCCTGCTGTGAGGTGGCCGCGACGTGGAATCCCGCGGTACCCGCGCCCACCAGGGCATCTTGGGGCTGGTGGCCGTACTCCTCCCACCGCCGGCGGTAGTGTCGGATCAGCGCGGCGTACGGTTCGACCGGGTAGGTGACGTTGGCCGAGAAGACCGGATCACCATGCCGGGCGGCGAGATCCACCGACTCCTCGCTCGTCGCGCTGCCGTGCCAGATCCGGATTCGGTCCTGCAACGGCCGGGGGAGCGCTTTGGCGGCGACGAGTTCCGGGCGGAACCGGCCCGACCAGGTGACCTGATCGCTTGCCCAGAGGGCGCGGAACAGCTCGTAGCCCTCACGGTTGCGGTCCCATTGATCGGCGGTGGTGACGTGGAACAGTTCGGCCTGCGCGGCACCGTTGCCCTTGCCGATGATCAATTCCAGGCGGCCGTCGGACAGGTTGTCCAGCGTCGAGTAGTCCTCGAACGCCCGCACCGGATCCAGCAGGCTCAAGGTGGTCACCGCGGTGAACAGCCCGATCCGTGCTGTCCGGGCCGCGATGTTGCTGAGCACAACGGGCGGGGACGACGAGATGAACGGGTCTTCGTGACGCTCACCGACGGCGAAACCGTCGAACCCGAGTTCTTCGGCGCGCACCGCCGACTCGACGACATCGAGCAGTCGCTCGGCCGGGCTCTTCTGCACACCGGTCACCGCGTCCGGCTGGTGTGTGATGAGGGTGAGCAGCAGAAACTTCACCGAGCTGCCTCCGTCGGTCGGGGCGGGAGTATCCGCACAAACCCGGCGGTGTCAGGATTCATTCCCCGGCCGCCATGACCCGAACGGTTGCAGACGACCGCGCTGGACGCCCCGGTTGCGATCACCGGGATTCGTGGCCGGCTACGCGGGGTGCGCTCGGGCGGTCGAGCAGCCCGCGGGTCATCGTCTGCCGGCCGCCCAGGATAGTGGAGGCACCAGAGAACGAACCGGCCACCGAACCGGTCCGGTGGCCAGGGCAGAACGACCGGCGGAAGGACAACCATGACCGACACTGCACCCTTCACCCGTCTGATCACGCTCGAGGACCTCGGCGACGGCGCGTTCACGGCGATCGTCGACCCGATCTGGACCATCGGCCCCAAGGTGCACGGCGGTTGCATGATGGCGGTGTGTGCCGCGGCGGCGCAGCAGGTGAACGCCGGTCTTTCCCCCGTCGCGGTGAGTGCCAGCTACCTCAACGCCCCGGATCCGGGACCGGTCCGGCTCACCACCACGGTGCGCAAGCGGGGCCGGCAGGTCAGTGTGGTCGACGTGGAACTGTCCCAGGGCGACCGGACGGCGGTGTCGGCCACCGTCACGCTCGGGCCGCTCGACGTGGCTGAACCCCGTCATCGGGAACCGCTCGCGCTGCACGATATGCCGATCGCACCGCCGGCCGACGCCGTCCACATCACCCCCGAGCACCCCATGGGGCAGATCGTGCACGTGGCGCAGGGCTGCGATCTGCGGGTCGATCCGTCGGCGGCGCACTACCTGTCCGGGCGCCAGGGCGAGCCGGTCAACCGGATGTGGTTGCGGCCGTTCGCCGACGACGAGGCCGACCCCGACACCGCACTGCTGTTCGCGTTGATGGCCGGTGACATCAGCGCACCGGTCACGATGAACCGTGGCCTGTTCGGCTGGGCGCCGACGGTGCAGCTCACCACCTACCTGCGTCGCCGTCCGGCCCCGGGGTGGATGCGCGTGATGGCGAGTGCCACCGTGCTCGGCGACGTGTGGTTCGAGGAGGACCATGTCATCCTCGACGCCGACGGGCACGTCGTGGTGCAGAGCAGGCAGCTGGCGATGATCCCGAAAGAGGCGTGACCGAATCAGTTTCGGCTGGCCACGGCGTCGACGGTGGGACGAAGTTCGGCGTCACCGGCGATGCCGGCCCGGCGCAGCTTCCCGACGATCATGCCGCGCAGCCGGCGGCCGACCTCGAACTGTTTGCCGGGCAGCGTGCGAGCCACCATCCGCACGTGCACGTTGTCGACCTCGATGCTCTCCACGCCCATCAGGGACGGGGTGTCGAGCAGCAGATCGCACAACTGCTCGTCCTTGGTGGCTTCGGTGGTGACATCCTGCAGTAGTTGGTTGACCTGGTTGAGGTCCTCGGACACCGGCACCGGGATGTCGATGACGGCGCGGGCCCAGTCCTTGGACAGGTTGTTCGACCGCACGATCTGCCCGTTCGGAATGGTGTAGACCTCCCCGTCGCTGTTACGCAGCTTGGTGACGCGCAAGGTGACGTCCTCGACGGTGCCGACCGAGTCCGTCGACGCGCCGGTCACCGTCAATCGCACGAGATCGCCGAAGCCGTACTGCTTTTCGACGATGATGAAGAATCCGGCCAGCAGATCCTGGACCACCCGCTGCGCACCGAAACCGAGCGCGGCGCCGAGCACCGCCGCAGGGGCCACCAGGGACCCGATGGGCAGGCCGAGCAGACCGATGATGTCCAGCCCGACGATGATGTACACCACCGCGATCGCCACCCAGGAAATCACCGAGGCGACCGCCTGCCGGTGTTTGGTGGCCTCCGAACGGACCAGCGTGTCGCCTTCGGATACGCCGAGCCGACGGGTGATCCGTTGTGCCGTATAGCGGATGAGCCTGGCCGCCAGAATGGAGAACAACACCAGCACGACGATGCGCAGGCCCTTGTGGGCCACCCAGGTGCCGACTTCGCTGTGCCAGAAGGAATTCCAATATTGTGCCGCCGAGGCGGTCAGTTGTGTTCCCTGCATGCCACCTCAGCTCACCGTGAACGTGTCGACGGTGGCGATGTGATGTTCCGGCATCCGGAACAAGAGCTGATCCATGAGAACCTTCCTGTTGATCGCGCGCCGCTCACCGCTGCTGGCGGCGACGCGTCGGCGGTCTTCGGCGACGTCCTGTCCGCGCACACGGCGCACGGCGCATCAGGACGAGACCTCTTCGGAGTTTCCCGGGGGTGTGACGGCCAAACCTGGCGGGAGGTTTCAGCTGGTGCGGGTCTGGGCATCATCAAACGGCACACGATTTGCCGAGGGGGTAGTCACGGTGCCCAATGCATCGATCAAGAACGAGGAGATGTACCGCGACCTGCGTGAGGAGGGCAACTCCAAGGAGAAAGCGGCCCGCATCTCCAACGCGGCGGCCAAACGCGGGACGTCCGCGGTGGGGCGTAAGGGCGGCCGGTCCGGCAGCTACGACGCCTGGACGGTCGCGGAGTTGCGTAAACGCGCCAAGGAACTCGGACTGTCCGGCTATTCGAACCTGCCGAAGGACAAGCTGATCAGCAAGCTGCGCGACTATTGAGATCGGCCGGCGGGGACCACTCCGCGCGGCACGATGAGCGGCAGGTCGTTGTAGGTGACGATGCCCGGTGCCGCTGCCACGACGGCGGGAATCGCGTGCAGCGGGGGTGTGGCGGTCATGATGTGGCCGAGCACCATGAATTCCGCCAAGGTGGTGGCCCCGAAGTCCGGTGGCGGCAGGAAGCCGACCTTCATCGTGACGGTCGGGCGCCCGGCGACCTCGATGACCCACCCGTCCTGGTCGATGTGCCAGTCGGGCTCCAGCGTCCGGCCCTTGCGCCAGCGCAGCGTCAGTTCGACCCGGGTGACCCCGGCCACGATTCCCAGCCACCGGACGAACACACCGGCGACGCAGCCGGCCGGGATGGTCCAGGAGCCCAGGTCGAGGTCCTCGGTGGTCTTGGCGTAGTCGGCCTCGCAGCGCACCTCGTCGAACTCGATGCCCAGCGCGTCACCGATCATCCGGACCGCCTCGCCGAACACACCGGTGCCGTGGGCGGTCATCGACGGCAGGTCGGGGTCGCCGATCGGGCGGCCGAAACCGACCGGCTTCTCCGTCTCGGGAGAGTCGTAGAAGGTGGTGTCGGCGGCCTCGTTCACGGTGATCCTGTCCACCCGGTCGCAGATGCCGGCCGCCACGATGGCCAGTTGGTTGACGTACCCCGGGCTGATGCCGGACCCGAACATGGTCGATGCGCCCCGCAGGCAGGCGTCGGCGATCCGGTCCCGGCCCTGGCCCTGGTTGTGCCCGGTGATGAACGACGCGGTCGCCACCACGTTGACGCCGGCCTCCAGGATGCGGACCAACTCGTCGACGTCGATCCACATCGGGTTGTAGACCACCACGTCCGGTTCGAGCGCCAACAAGGCGTCCACGTCGTTGCTGGCGGTCACCCCCATCGGCGCGATGCCGGCGAGTTCGCCGACATCTCTTCCGGCCTTGTCCGGTGACCACGCGTAGCAGCCGACCAATTCGAGCGTGGGATTGCGGGCGATGGCCGCCACCGAACTCTTGCCCACGTTGCCCGTCGTCCACTGCACCACGCGGTACGGCTTCGTCATGGCAGGAGTTTTTCACGGTCGTGAGAAAAAGGAAAGAGGGCTAGTGTCGGCCGGGTGACTGCGCAGCCGGAACCCGTCGACGGTGCCCCCCGGCGCCGAGGGCGGCCGCGCCGGATCAGCCGAGAGCAGATCGTCGCCGCCGCACGACGCATCGCCCCCGCGGAACTCACCATGCAAGCCGTCGCGGATGCGCTCGGCGTGGACCGCACCGCGCTGCACTACTACGTCGGTGACCGCGACGGTCTGCTGGAACTGGTGGTCGCCGACCTCTTCGACGCCGAACTCGGGGCCGTGCGGTTACCGGAGGATGCCGACTGGCAGGAGGTGCTGCGCGCCTACGCGACGGCGATCCGCGCGGGCGTGCTGCGGTGTGGGGTCACCACGACCAACTTCCGGATCCGGGGGATCGGCGGCGCCGCCGGCCTGGCGCTGGCCGAGCGGGTACTCACCGCCCTGACCGGCGCCGGGTTCGCCGTCGATCACGCGGGCCGGGCGCTGACCCTGGTCGCCGGTATCGCCATGTCCGCCGCGCACGACGTGCTCGGCAGTGCCCAGTCGCGGCTGCACCACCAGACTCCCGAGGTGGCGCGTGCCCTGAAAGAGCTTCCCGCGCAAAATTTCCCGGTGCTCGCGGCCGTCGTCGCGGGCCGTCCGGGGACCGACGATTTCGATTTCAACCTGGGCATCGTGATCGCCGGGCTGGAGCGCCATCTCCAGGGGTAGCCGCGCCGGCGTCGCGGCGCATGCGCCAGGATGGCGGTATGGCTCTCATCCCGATGCCGAAAGCCGAGCTCACCGACGAGGACGTGACCAGCGCGCTGGGCCGTGCGGTGGGCCTGATCGACCTGATCCTGGATGTGCTGGCCGAGGCCGACCCGCTCGGGTTACGGCCCCGACTGAGGTGCGTCGACGTCCCGGGCACCACGGCGTGGGACGCCAAGGATCGCGCGGCCCGGATCCGCTGGTGGGTCCGGCGCGTGGGCGCCCTCGACACGCTGCTGGTGGCGTTCCCGGGGGTCCTCGGTGCGGTCGCCGACCGCCTGCCGATCCAGGATCTGCTCGGCTTCACCAATCAGGCGATCGTGTTGTGCGCCGTGGCGCGCGAGCACGGCATCACCGATACGCCGACCCGCGTGCGGATGCTGGCGGCCGTGCTGTGCGGCCGCGACGTCAGGCCCGAATCGGACCCCGGATCGGACCCGGCGCCGCAGGATCCCGGCTGGGCCCAGATGTCGCTGGCCAGGAAGGTGTGGCAGCTGGCGGGCATCCTGGGCGCCGTCGCCGCTGAACTGGGCAAGCGGCCCCAACCCCGCGGCCTGTTCCGTTACCTGGGCATGCTGCCCTGGCTGGGAGCGGTGGCCGACTATCTCGGTGAGTACGGCGCCCTGGTGCGCGCCGCCGCGGCCGCCGAGCAGTGGATCACCTCGCACGCCGGCGTCACCGCGTCACCGGCCGGTCAGTAGCGGCTCGCGCGCGGTCTGGGCCCGCGGCGCCACACTGCGGCAGGCGGCAAGGCACAGTCCGGCGATGGCGAAGCACACCAGGGTGTACCAAAGGCTGCCGATCGGGTCGCCGTCGGCCGTGACCCCGTCGACGGCGCCGAAGTAGGCCGGCAGGGCCGCGACCCACAGCACCGCCATGACGACCAGGTACACCGCGGCGTAGCCGAGAATCAGCGGATTGCGGTGGCCGGACCCGGTTTCGCGCAGGCTGCGCCATTGACCGATCAGCACCGGCACCGCGACGATCGTCACGGCGACCAGCTCCAGCGCATACACGACGCCGCCGATATCGGTGCTACCGGTGATCCTGCCGACCACGGTGGCGGGCAGCGGCAGCACCGCGGTGCCGACGGAGGCCAGCACGCCGACCACGATGGTGCGCCAAAGTATCTGCAGGCCGGTGTAATTCGTGCCGGCATCGACGTAGCGGCCGACGAACAGCTGCACGCAGAAGGCCAGCGACATCGGCCACAGGGCGGCGAACACCACGACGCTGGGCAATGGGACCGAATCGAAGAACGGCTGATTCATCGGATGGTCCAGCGTCCATTCCCACCACCGCAACTGGGGCCCGAGATGGTCGAAGATCTCGTAGAACGCGTGATGGACGAAGCCGACGCAGATCGCGCCGACCAGTACCCCGCGCCGAGCGAACACCCCGAGGATGCGGACGATCTCGAACGCGACGGTGGCCATCATCGGGTAGATCGCGATGATGTAGAGGGGGAGCCGGCCCCACAGGAAGTCGACGGTGAACACGTTGTGCGCGAACATGGTGTCGACGTACTCGCCGATCCCGAACTGCGCCGGGAAGTACAGCGGCGGCTCGATGATGAGCAGATACGCGATCGCGCCGAACCACAGCACCACGTTGGTGGGGTCGCCGTGGCGGCGCCACCGGTTGACGGCGTAGACCAGCGACAGCACCGCGCCGGCGATGACGATGAGCTCCAGCACCGGCAGGGTCCAGTTCTGAAGGGCCAGCGGGTTGCGGAAGGAGATCAAACCACCCATCTCGTCGC is a genomic window containing:
- a CDS encoding LLM class flavin-dependent oxidoreductase; translated protein: MSTALRFGVWALVYGTWGAKQHPLEPVDASWARNRDQIVEAERLGFDATLVAQHEVNPSGDHYDQLEAWTASAALAAVTQNIEIITAIKPALYHPVVLAKQALQIEEISGGRFGINVVNAWFRPEIARAGLPFLEHDERYAYGREWLTVVDSLVRGERTTFHGKYFHVEDYQLKPAGRYRPRPAIYVGGESEPARALAADHADVWFVNGQPEEDVRRLVTDVARRPRSGTPARFGLAAFVIARDTARAAADELAYAFELAGRDTAETHSVLSNADPQAEMFKTFARHPHVGTNGGTAAGLVGSYDTVAERIVRFGSLGIELFMLQFQPFESEMRRFAEHVLPRVRRLEQRAA
- a CDS encoding DUF1684 domain-containing protein, which gives rise to MTLSTDVTDAGTFEALWNQWHAERERYYGDPLGWVSLTGLYWLTDEFETVADLPGRWRADDAGVYVEGVAGTERLEPVEGAPGLLVEDGDRRIEVIRRTGSVALRVHDPKSPYLTAYQGIPTFAPDPRWQVAGTFTAFAQPRTVTTGAVVEGLEHHHNAVGVIDFEWEGTTQHLVAFAGAGGTADGLQVLFTDATSGVTTYPGVRSLAVPAPGADGVVTLDFNRAANLPCAFTDFATCPVAPAENRLTFAVEAGEQNPR
- a CDS encoding LLM class flavin-dependent oxidoreductase; this translates as MKFLLLTLITHQPDAVTGVQKSPAERLLDVVESAVRAEELGFDGFAVGERHEDPFISSSPPVVLSNIAARTARIGLFTAVTTLSLLDPVRAFEDYSTLDNLSDGRLELIIGKGNGAAQAELFHVTTADQWDRNREGYELFRALWASDQVTWSGRFRPELVAAKALPRPLQDRIRIWHGSATSEESVDLAARHGDPVFSANVTYPVEPYAALIRHYRRRWEEYGHQPQDALVGAGTAGFHVAATSQQAVREFRPAFEARLAFARRAGLPVVFESIEDFVERSSALIGSPQQVTDKVGRYHEQLGHEVIHLSADTDGVTPAQKRTSLELFQSEVAPVLRAQIPSRPLSATRRSVAL
- a CDS encoding thioesterase family protein, translated to MTDTAPFTRLITLEDLGDGAFTAIVDPIWTIGPKVHGGCMMAVCAAAAQQVNAGLSPVAVSASYLNAPDPGPVRLTTTVRKRGRQVSVVDVELSQGDRTAVSATVTLGPLDVAEPRHREPLALHDMPIAPPADAVHITPEHPMGQIVHVAQGCDLRVDPSAAHYLSGRQGEPVNRMWLRPFADDEADPDTALLFALMAGDISAPVTMNRGLFGWAPTVQLTTYLRRRPAPGWMRVMASATVLGDVWFEEDHVILDADGHVVVQSRQLAMIPKEA
- a CDS encoding mechanosensitive ion channel family protein, whose protein sequence is MQGTQLTASAAQYWNSFWHSEVGTWVAHKGLRIVVLVLFSILAARLIRYTAQRITRRLGVSEGDTLVRSEATKHRQAVASVISWVAIAVVYIIVGLDIIGLLGLPIGSLVAPAAVLGAALGFGAQRVVQDLLAGFFIIVEKQYGFGDLVRLTVTGASTDSVGTVEDVTLRVTKLRNSDGEVYTIPNGQIVRSNNLSKDWARAVIDIPVPVSEDLNQVNQLLQDVTTEATKDEQLCDLLLDTPSLMGVESIEVDNVHVRMVARTLPGKQFEVGRRLRGMIVGKLRRAGIAGDAELRPTVDAVASRN
- a CDS encoding DUF7218 family protein codes for the protein MPNASIKNEEMYRDLREEGNSKEKAARISNAAAKRGTSAVGRKGGRSGSYDAWTVAELRKRAKELGLSGYSNLPKDKLISKLRDY
- a CDS encoding NAD(P)H-dependent amine dehydrogenase family protein translates to MTKPYRVVQWTTGNVGKSSVAAIARNPTLELVGCYAWSPDKAGRDVGELAGIAPMGVTASNDVDALLALEPDVVVYNPMWIDVDELVRILEAGVNVVATASFITGHNQGQGRDRIADACLRGASTMFGSGISPGYVNQLAIVAAGICDRVDRITVNEAADTTFYDSPETEKPVGFGRPIGDPDLPSMTAHGTGVFGEAVRMIGDALGIEFDEVRCEADYAKTTEDLDLGSWTIPAGCVAGVFVRWLGIVAGVTRVELTLRWRKGRTLEPDWHIDQDGWVIEVAGRPTVTMKVGFLPPPDFGATTLAEFMVLGHIMTATPPLHAIPAVVAAAPGIVTYNDLPLIVPRGVVPAGRSQ
- a CDS encoding TetR/AcrR family transcriptional regulator — its product is MTAQPEPVDGAPRRRGRPRRISREQIVAAARRIAPAELTMQAVADALGVDRTALHYYVGDRDGLLELVVADLFDAELGAVRLPEDADWQEVLRAYATAIRAGVLRCGVTTTNFRIRGIGGAAGLALAERVLTALTGAGFAVDHAGRALTLVAGIAMSAAHDVLGSAQSRLHHQTPEVARALKELPAQNFPVLAAVVAGRPGTDDFDFNLGIVIAGLERHLQG